In Zingiber officinale cultivar Zhangliang chromosome 1A, Zo_v1.1, whole genome shotgun sequence, a genomic segment contains:
- the LOC122038856 gene encoding pyrophosphate--fructose 6-phosphate 1-phosphotransferase subunit alpha-like, giving the protein MDSDYGVPRELSDLQKQRSLYQPELPPCLQGNAVRVEFGDATTAVNPTNAHVISQVFPHTYGQPLAHFLRPSAKVPDAHIIVEQPNIRVGIVFCGRQSPGGHNVIWGLHDAIKTHNPKSTLLGFVGGTEGLFAKQTVEITDDILSTYKNQGGYDLLGRTKDQIRSTEQVNAAMLACKDLMLDGLVIIGGVTSNTDAAQLAETFAELKCPTKVVGVPVTLNGDLKNQFVETNVGFDTICKVNSQLISNVCTDALSAEKYYYFIRLMGRKASHVALECTLQSHPNLVILGEEVTSSKSTIFDITKQLCDAVQARAEKDKNHGVILIPEGLVESIPELYALLQEIHALHHRGVSVDDISSQLSPWASALFQFLPPFIRKQLLLHPESDDSAQLSQIETEKLLAHLVETEMNKRLKEGTYKGKKFNAICHFFGYQARGSLPSKFDCDYAFVLGHVCYHILAAGLNGYMATITNLKNPANKWKCGAAPFTAMMTVKKHWSCHPGVTSIGKPAIHPATVDLKGKAYELLRNNFSRLLMDDIYRNPGPVQFEGPGADVKPLTLCVEDKDYMGRIKKLQEYLDEVRSIVKPGCSQDVLKAALSAMSYVTETLTLMSSSPNVQKLH; this is encoded by the exons ATGGATTCCGACTACGGCGTGCCCAGGGAGCTCTCAGATCTGCAAAAGCAGCGTTCGCTGTACCAACCGGAACTTCCGCCGTGCCTTCAG GGCAATGCAGTCAGAGTTGAGTTTGGAGATGCAACAACTGCTGTTAATCCCACTAATGCACATGTCATTAGCCAAGTATTTCCACACACTTATGGGCAACCATTGGCACATTTTTTAAGGCCTAGTGCGAAAGTTCCAGATGCGCATATCATAGTGGAGCAACCAAATATTAG GGTTGGTATAGTATTCTGTGGGAGGCAATCCCCAGGGGGGCACAACGTCATTTGGGGTCTTCATGATGCTATCAAAACCCACAACCCTAAAAGTACATTGCTTGGATTTGTTG GAGGTACCGAAGGATTATTTGCAAAGCAAACAGTGGAAATAACTGACGATATCCTGTCAACTTATAAAAATCAAG GTGGCTATGATTTACTTGGCCGGACAAAGGATCAGATAAGATCAACAGAACAAGTCAATGCTGCAATGTTGGCCTGCAAAGACTTGATGTTAgacggccttgtcattattggaG GAGTTACTTCCAACACAGATGCTGCCCAGCTTGCTGAGACATTTGCGGAGTTAAAATGCCCAACAAAG GTGGTTGGAGTTCCTGTAACCTTGAATGGAGATCTAAAGAATCAGTTTGTTGAAACAAATGTTGGGTTTGACACAATATGCAAG GTTAACTCACAACTGATAAGTAACGTATGCACAGATGCCCTCTCAGCTGAAAAG TATTATTACTTTATTCGCCTGATGGGCCGTAAGGCTTCCCATGTAGCTTTGGAATGCACTCTCCAGTCACATCCCAATCTG GTTATCCTAGGGGAGGAGGTCACATCATCTAAATCTACAATTTTTGATATTACAAAACAATTATGTGATGCAGTCCAGGCCAGGGCTGAGAAGG ACAAGAATCACGGTGTCATCCTTATTCCGGAAGGGCTTGTGGAGAGTATACCAGAATTATATGCCTTGCTTCAG GAAATTCATGCTCTTCATCACCGGGGAGTGTCTGTTGATGATATTTCCTCTCAACTTTCACCTTGGGCTTCTGCTTTATTTCAATTCTTGCCACCATTCATCAGGAAACAG TTACTTCTACATCCTGAATCTGATGACTCTGCACAGCTTTCCCAA ATTGAGACAGAGAAGCTTCTTGCACATTTAGTTGAGACAGAAATGAACAAGCGTTTA AAGGAAGGTACTTACAAAGGAAAAAAGTTCAATGCAATATGCCACTTTTTTGGGTATCAAGCTCGAGGATCCTTACCATCAAAATTTGATTGCGACTATGCCTTT GTTCTTGGCCATGTGTGCTATCACATATTAGCAGCTGGCTTGAATGGGTACATGGCTACCATTACAAATCTGAAAAACCCTGCCAACAAGTGGAAATGTGGTGCTGCTCCATTTACA GCAATGATGACTGTGAAGAAACATTGGTCATGTCATCCTGGAGTCACCTCAATTGGAAAACCTGCCATCCATCCAGCCACAGTTGACTTGAAAGGAAAAGCATATGA GTTACTACGAAACAACTTCTCAAGACTTCTGATGGACGATATCTATAGAAACCCAGGGCCTGTCCAATTTGAAGGACCAGGTGCTGATGTTAAACCTCTCACACTGTGTGTTGAAGATAAAGACTACATGGGCAGGATCAAAAAGTTGCAGGAATATCTTGATGAG GTAAGAAGCATTGTGAAGCCTGGCTGCTCGCAGGATGTCCTTAAAGCAGCTTTAAGTGCCATGTCTTACGTGACGGAAACTTTGACCCTAATGTCTTCCTCTCCAAACGTGCAGAAACTTCATTGA
- the LOC122038853 gene encoding polygalacturonase inhibitor 1-like gives MAYPWTALLSSAFLILVTAPAVLSAFDCNAGDRAALLAVKHALGSPPLLATWLPNTNCCAWDNLYCDTTTGRVYNVYIYDAGVAPGTPVPAALGDLPFLESLSLEDMPGLSGPIPPSFARLSRLYLLWISNTSVSGQVPAFLVGTNLSALTLPNNKLSGAIPPQLARLPYLRYLDLSGNHLSGSIPPGLLHGEYQFLVLSNNRLSGEIPASYGEGDVNTIDLGRNRLSGDPAFLFNRTRPTVKLDLSRNEFGFDLTKAEMPWQMEYLDLSHNRLRGGVPKSLKDLYKLRVLDLSYNTLCGEIPTGRAMAYHAAASYLHNKCLCGTPLPPCRRL, from the coding sequence ATGGCTTATCCTTGGACTGCTCTGCTCTCCTCTGCGTTCCTTATCCTCGTCACAGCTCCCGCCGTGCTCTCCGCCTTCGATTGCAACGCCGGCGACCGTGCCGCCCTCCTCGCAGTCAAGCACGCCCTCGGCAGCCCTCCCTTGCTCGCCACGTGGCTCCCCAACACCAACTGCTGCGCCTGGGACAACCTCTACTGCGATACCACCACCGGCCGCGTCTACAACGTCTACATCTACGACGCCGGCGTCGCCCCCGGCACCCCAGTCCCCGCCGCGTTAGGAGACCTCCCGTTCCTGGAAAGCCTCTCCCTCGAGGACATGCCCGGCCTCTCCGGGCCCATCCCTCCCTCCTTCGCCCGCCTCTCCCGCCTCTACCTCCTGTGGATCTCCAACACCTCTGTTTCCGGCCAAGTCCCGGCCTTCCTCGTCGGCACCAACCTCAGCGCGCTCACCCTGCCAAACAACAAGCTCTCCGGCGCCATCCCCCCGCAGCTGGCCCGGCTTCCGTACCTCCGGTACTTGGATCTCAGCGGCAACCATCTCTCCGGCTCGATACCGCCGGGGTTGCTCCACGGCGAGTACCAGTTCCTCGTACTGTCGAACAACAGGTTGAGCGGGGAGATCCCCGCATCGTACGGCGAGGGGGACGTGAACACGATCGACTTGGGGCGGAACCGGCTGAGTGGTGACCCGGCGTTCTTGTTCAACCGGACGCGGCCGACGGTGAAGCTGGATCTGTCGCGGAACGAGTTCGGGTTCGACCTGACGAAGGCGGAGATGCCGTGGCAGATGGAATACCTGGACCTGAGCCACAACCGCCTCCGGGGCGGCGTCCCGAAGTCACTCAAGGACTTGTACAAGCTGCGGGTGCTCGACTTGTCTTACAACACGCTGTGCGGGGAGATCCCGACGGGGAGGGCGATGGCGTACCACGCTGCGGCGAGCTACCTCCACAATAAGTGCCTCTGCGGTACGCCGCTACCGCCATGCCGTCGCCTGTGA
- the LOC122038854 gene encoding AT-hook motif nuclear-localized protein 10-like: protein MERNLSSLFNAKVVDHENGVRVYEPSGSASVTPMSQGVTGWSSSVTRQFHAVAGGGGVLSPGNSSGESFKRKRGRPRKYGTDGTPVLGVPPLSTSPAAPPPSTGMFSPATHVAATVAAEGAKRARGRPRGSTNKRHIKALGCISKDHGILAAKQTCDLRPVCKWCNCKCLSLSG from the exons ATGGAAAGAAATCTGTCTTCTCTGTTCAACGCGAAGGTTGTTGATCATGAGAATGGTGTTCGCGTCTACGAACCATCAGGCAGTGCCAGTGTTACTCCCATGTCTCAGGGAGTGACTGGTTGGAGTTCCAGTGTCACTCGTCAATTCCATGCAGTGGCAGGCGGCGGCGGCGTCCTTTCTCCCGGCAATAGCTCCGGGGAGTCCTTCAAGAGAAAGCGTGGCCGTCCAAGGAAGTATGGTACCGATGGCACGCCAGTACTCGGCGTGCCACCGCTATCTACAAGTCCGGCGGCTCCTCCTCCGAGCACCGGAATGTTCTCTCCGGCTACTCATGTAGCTGCAACAGTTGCTGCAGAGGGTGCCAAAAGGGCTAGAGGTCGTCCACGAGGTTCAACCAACAAGCGACACATAAAAGCTCTTG GATGTATCAGCAAAGATCATGGAATTCTCGCAGCAAAGCAGACGTGCGATTTGCGTCCTgtctgcaaatggtgcaattgcaAATGCCTCTCTCTGTCAGGCTGA